Proteins encoded by one window of Myxocyprinus asiaticus isolate MX2 ecotype Aquarium Trade chromosome 35, UBuf_Myxa_2, whole genome shotgun sequence:
- the snai1a gene encoding snail family zinc finger 1a has product MPRSFLVKKYFTSKRPNYSELECQNDTLPDRYPLAELPAVSNDFPVTCLTTGLVWDITLLPSLHDPTSPTTLSTSQGPLDLSSPSSVSCSSSGEEDEGRTSDPPSPDSSDTYHPQQTSRPRRSTKNRAAQREDKSEESVPATRPAFFCKHCPKEYNSLGALKMHIRSHTLPCVCPTCGKAFSRPWLLRGHIRTHTGERPFSCQHCNRAFADRSNLRAHLQTHADVKKYQCGTCSRTFSRMSLLQKHTAAGCCPSTA; this is encoded by the exons ATGCCTCGCTCTTTCCTGGTAAAAAAGTATTTCACCAGCAAGAGGCCAAACTACAGCGAGTTGGAATGTCAAAATg ATACTTTGCCAGACAGATACCCACTTGCAGAACTCCCAGCAGTCAGCAATGACTTTCCCGTGACTTGCTTGACCACTGGACTGGTATGGGACATCACCTTGTTACCTTCCCTGCACGATCCCACATCCCCAACCACCCTCTCCACTAGCCAGGGCCCGCTGGACCTCAGCTCGCCCTCCAGTGTCAGCTGCAGCAGCAGTGGGGAAGAAGATGAAGGACGCACATCAGATCCACCGAGCCCAGATTCCTCAGACACCTACCACCCACAGCAGACGAGCAGACCGAGACGCAGCACCAAGAACAGGGCAGCGCAGAGGGAGGACAAGAGCGAAGAATCTGTCCCCGCCACCCGTCCAGCCTTTTTCTGCAAGCACTGTCCCAAAGAATACAACAGTCTCGGTGCTCTGAAAATGCACATCCGGTCACACACACTACCATGTGTCTGCCCTACCTGTGGAAAAGCCTTCTCCCGACCCTGGCTGTTGAGAGGACACATTCGCACACATACAG GTGAGCGTCCATTTTCCTGCCAGCATTGTAATCGTGCCTTTGCTGACCGTTCAAACCTGAGGGCGCACCTGCAAACCCACGCAGATGTGAAGAAGTACCAGTGTGGCACCTGTTCTCGCACCTTCAGCCGCATGTCCTTGCTGCAGAAACACACCGCAGCTGGTTGCTGCCCCTCCACAGCTTAA